The Nicotiana tabacum cultivar K326 chromosome 14, ASM71507v2, whole genome shotgun sequence genome contains a region encoding:
- the LOC142168895 gene encoding uncharacterized protein LOC142168895 yields MARRSLKLRRNWLQLIRGSIDITSYFNKLKKLWDKLRFMRASCGSSYTCSAKSELQREDEKNKLHQFLMGLNETYIGVRSNLLMMHPPPSLDTTYSILLQDERQRQVSSPSQFSAESASFNAHLTNKVSGSLNPHSTDKFPVLQTSWFPPSFKFTKDRRTAANVEVQSPNVDSEGTYFQAEGSSDQGSLVPGLSKDQYTQLMLLLQSMPQLSESLPQSNLMASANFAGILTPSNSVKNVSYGACMLTKVHDCIWIIDSGATDYMTSNKDLLFDIKTLVIPYLVTLPNGYKVKVTCTGSLHFLSFTLHHVLYVTSFHYNLISVSKLVSQLDCIVLFTKFTCLIHASSLKRPLVIGKLDHGLYKLVHSSASSQFDVLTSASSSACYSSLPSDFIHCKYHAPLASDSVTASYCTYHSGLNKMELLWHHKLGHMPFARMREISDLPLDDFTRDTWTHLMGSKSNAFSLIKAFISMVKTQFNTAIQIIRSDNAFELGSSNSSREFFVKTGIIDQTYCSHTPQQNGIVERKYSSTSACLHTLSDTAEFEPHSYQQASSIPAWKKAMRKEFEAPQANHTWCVIELHVGKKPIGCKWVYKIKYKAGGTVEIYKARLVVRGDAQVEGVDFNETFSHIVKFSTVKCLITMAVKRSWPIFQLDVNNAFLHGDLDEEVYMKIPPGLCATSSSESSSHLVCHLQNSLYGLRQASRQWYAKLSHALCSRGYTHSLNDYSLFSKYSGSSIILLAVYVDDIILTGIEVAYVPSGLLLHQKKFIRDLLKEYHCEDASSVTCRLDLNHKLKADMGELLPSPEQYRSWVGKLNFLTHTRPDLSFTVQHLSQFLQSLYVSHMHAALHILRYLKGSSDVRVFISSSTDLSLSAYYDSDWAACSDTRRSFTGFCILLGDSLVGWKAKKQPVMSLSSAEVEYKAISKVVAELVWVVRLLSDFGISVPADVPVFYDNQAAIHIAKNHVFHEQTKHIEVDCHFIITKLGEGLIDLHHVPTSSQLVDVFTKLSL; encoded by the exons ATGGCACGAAGGTCTTTGAAATTAAGAAGGAATTGGCTTCAACTAATCAGGGGGTCAATAGACATAACATCCTACTTTAATAAGCTGAAAAAGTTATGGGATAAGCTTAGGTTCATGCGTGCTTCTTGTGGAAGTTCATATACATGTTCTGCCAAGTCTGAACTTCAGAGAGAGGATGAGAAGAACAAATTACACCAGTTTCTTATGGGGCTCAATGAGACCTATATTGGAGTTAGGAGCAATCTCCTTATGATGCATCCTCCTCCATCTCTTGATACTACTTATAGTATTCTTCTTCAAGATGAGAGACAAAGACAAGTGTCCTCTCCATCCCAATTTAGTGCTGAATCTGCTTCATTCAATGCTCACCTCACCAACAAAGTTTCAGGTTCTCTTAATCCTCATTCCACCGACAAGTTTCCAG TGTTACAAACTTCATGGTTTCCACCTTCTTTCAAATTCACCAAAGATAGGAGGACTGCTGCAAATGTAGAAGTACAAAGTCCTAATGTTGATTCTGAAGGTACTTATTTTCAAGCTGAGGGTTCAAGTGATCAAGGATCTTTGGTTCCTGGTCTTTCTAAAGACCAGTACACACAACTCATGCTTCTACTTCAGTCTATGCCACAACTTTCAGAATCTTTGCCACAATCCAATCTTATGGCCTCTGCCAATTTTGCTGGTATACTCACTCCTTCTAACTCTGTTAAGAATGTCTCTTATGGTGCTTGCATGTTGACTAAAGTACATGATTGTATTTGGATTATAGATTCTGGAGCCACTGACTACATGACCTCTAATAAGGACCTTCTCTTTGATATCAAAACTCTAGTTATACCTTACCTAGTCACTTtacctaatgggtacaaagtcAAAGTCACTTGCACTGGTtcccttcattttctttcttttacacTTCATCATGTTCTTTATGTCACTAGCTTTCATTACAATCTCATCTCTGTGTCTAAACTTGTCTCTCAGTTAGATTGTATTGTTCTATTTACTAAGTTTACCTGTTTGATACATGCCTCTTCACTGAAGAGGCCACTGGTCATTGGTAAACTGGATCATGGACTCTACAAGCTTGTGCATTCCTCTGCTTCTTCACAGTTTGATGTTCTTACTTCTGCATCCAGTTCTGCTTGTTATTCTTCTTTACCTTCTGATTTTATTCATTGTAAATACCATGCTCCATTAGCTTCTGATTCAGTTACTGCTTCTTATTGTACATATCATTCTGGTTTGAATAAAATGGAGCTTTTATGGCATCATAAATTGGGGCACATGCCCTTTGCTAGAATGAGGGAAATCTCTGATTTGCCAT TGGATGACTTTACTAGAGATACTTGGACTCATCTCATGGGGTCCAAGAGCAATGCCTTTTCTTTAATCAAAGCTTTTATTTCCATGGTAAAAACACAATTCAACACCGCTATCCAAATTATTAGAAGTGACAATGCTTTTGAACTTGGCTCTAGTAATTCTTCTAGGGAATTCTTTGTTAAAACTGGGATTATTGATCAAACATATTGTTCCcacactccacaacaaaatggtataGTAGAGAGAAAATATAG TTCTACTTCTGCATGCCTTCATACCTTATCTGACACTGCTGAATTTGAGCCTCATTCCTATCAACAAGCTTCTTCTATTCCTGCATGGAAAAAGGCTATGAGGAAGGAATTTGAAGCTCCCCAGGCTAATCACACTTGGTGTGTAATTGAATTGCATGTTGGGAAGAAaccaattgggtgcaaatgggtctataaaatcaaatacaaggctGGTGGGACTGTGGAGATATACAAGGCTAGGCTAGTTGTTAGGGGTGACGCTCAAGTTGAAGGTGTGGATTTCAATGAGACATTCTCTCATATTGTGAAGTTCTCTACTGTTAAATGTCTAATTACTATGGCTGTCAAAAGAAGTTGGCCTATCTTTCAATTAGATGTCAACAATGCCTTTTTACATGGTGACTTAGATGAAGAGGTTTATATGAAGATTCCCCCTGGATTGTGTGCCACTTCATCTTCTGAATCATCATCTCATTTGGTCTGCCATCTCCAAAACTCCTTGTATGGGTTGAGACAGGCATCCAGACAATGGTATGCCAAGCTCTCTCATGCTTTATGCTCCAGAGGCTACACTCACTCCCTGAATGATTACTCCTTATTCTCTAAATATTCTGGTTCTTCTATTATTCTGTTGGCTGTGTATGTAGATGACATCATACTGACTG GTATTGAAGTTGCCTATGTTCCTTCTGGGTTGCTATTGCACCAGAAGAAATTTATCAGAGATCTTCTCAAGGAGTACCATTGTGAAGATGCTAGTTCTGTCACTTGTCGCCTTGATTTGAATCATAAGTTGAAGGCTGATATGGGTGAACTTCTGCCATCTCCTGAGCAGTATAGAAGTTGGGTGGGTAAACTTAACTTCCTTACCCATACCAGGCCTGATTTATCATTTACAGTGCAGCATCTGAGCCAGTTCCTTCAGAGCCTATATGTTTCCCATATGCATGCTGCTTTACACATTCTTAGGTACCTTAAGGGGTCCTCTGATGTTAGAGTGTTCATCAGTAGCTCTACTGATCTCTCCTTATCTGCATACTATGATAGTGACTGGGCTGCATGCTCAGACACCAGGAGGTCATTCACTGGTTTCTGCATTTTATTAGGTGATTCTCTTGTTGGCTGGAAGGCAAAGAAACAACCCGTTATGTCTCTTTCTTCAGCTGAGGTTGAATACAAAGCCATCAGTAAAGTTGTAGCTGAGTTAGTTTGGGTTGTGCGACTACTGTCTGATTTTGGTATCTCAGTCCCTGCTGATGTTCCTGTTTTCTATGATAACCAAGCAGCAATACATATTGCTAAAAATCATGTTTTCCATGAGCAGACCAAGCACATTGAGGTCGATTGTCATTTCATTATAACCAAGCTTGGTGAAGGTTTGATTGATTTGCATCATGTTCCCACTTCCTCTCAACTGGTTGATGTCTTTACTAAGTTGTCGCTTTAA